Proteins encoded in a region of the Mucilaginibacter sabulilitoris genome:
- a CDS encoding SAM-dependent methyltransferase codes for MPYGTLYLIPVPIAEEAAAQSFTPYLVDTINSIKEYIVENEKTARKFLKLAGLKTPQSELIIHDYSKHNRDMGKADFFKGLQAGNDVGLMSEAGCPGIADPGAEIVDKAHRMGIKVVPLVGPSSILLALMASGFNGQSFTFHGYLPIDKVQRSKKIKELESQAIKLDQTQLFIETPFRNNPMLEEILKTANPKTKLCIACDLTSATEFVQTKSIAEWQKKVPELHKRPTIFLLFHQ; via the coding sequence ATGCCCTATGGAACCCTTTATTTAATACCAGTGCCCATTGCCGAAGAAGCGGCCGCGCAATCATTTACCCCTTACCTGGTTGATACCATTAACAGCATTAAGGAGTATATTGTGGAAAATGAGAAAACGGCCCGCAAGTTTTTGAAATTGGCCGGACTAAAAACCCCGCAAAGTGAACTCATTATACACGATTACAGTAAGCATAATCGTGATATGGGTAAGGCCGATTTTTTTAAAGGCCTGCAGGCTGGTAATGATGTGGGCCTGATGAGCGAGGCAGGCTGCCCCGGCATTGCCGATCCGGGTGCCGAAATTGTGGACAAAGCCCACCGTATGGGTATAAAAGTGGTTCCGCTGGTGGGCCCGAGCTCTATTTTGCTGGCGCTTATGGCATCGGGTTTTAACGGTCAAAGCTTTACCTTTCATGGTTACCTGCCTATTGATAAGGTGCAGCGCAGCAAAAAGATCAAAGAGTTGGAAAGCCAGGCTATTAAGCTTGATCAAACACAACTATTTATTGAAACCCCCTTCCGTAATAACCCTATGCTGGAAGAGATACTGAAAACAGCTAATCCTAAAACAAAACTTTGCATAGCCTGCGACTTAACCTCGGCTACCGAATTTGTGCAAACCAAATCCATTGCCGAGTGGCAAAAAAAAGTGCCCGAGCTGCATAAACGACCAACCATATTTTTATTATTCCATCAATAA
- a CDS encoding dioxygenase family protein, with product MERKRFLRTFAVAAAAGPMLIEACKKDSASGTTDSTSTSTTSTNGSTCTVTPTETEGPYPYVGGEITNPLNRANVTDGQTGVPLSVNFLVVNTNNNCNVVTGARVDIWHCNKDGYYSGYGNQPGLLGTKSYLGETWLRGYLVTDSAGLAKFTTIYPGWYGGRATHIHMEVFVNNVLKKVSQLTFSEAISDVVHVSSLYASHGVNPTRNASDSVFGDSTTDLANETLALTGSVSEGYSGTFTLGIAL from the coding sequence ATGGAACGTAAACGCTTTCTCCGCACTTTCGCGGTAGCCGCAGCAGCGGGGCCAATGCTTATTGAGGCCTGCAAAAAAGATTCAGCATCGGGTACAACTGATAGTACAAGTACCTCTACCACATCAACCAATGGCAGTACCTGTACAGTTACCCCTACAGAAACAGAGGGCCCTTACCCCTACGTAGGCGGCGAAATAACCAATCCGCTAAACAGGGCCAATGTTACAGACGGTCAAACCGGAGTGCCTTTGTCTGTAAACTTCCTGGTGGTTAACACTAATAATAACTGTAACGTGGTAACCGGCGCGCGTGTTGATATATGGCATTGCAATAAAGACGGTTACTATTCAGGCTATGGTAACCAGCCGGGTTTACTGGGTACTAAAAGTTACCTCGGTGAAACATGGTTACGCGGCTATTTAGTTACCGATAGTGCGGGGCTGGCCAAATTCACCACTATTTATCCGGGCTGGTATGGCGGCCGCGCTACGCATATACACATGGAAGTTTTTGTGAATAACGTACTGAAAAAAGTATCGCAGCTAACTTTTTCTGAGGCTATATCTGATGTGGTGCATGTTTCGTCATTGTATGCCTCTCATGGGGTAAACCCCACCCGCAACGCCAGCGACAGCGTTTTTGGCGACTCCACAACCGATCTGGCCAACGAAACTTTGGCGCTAACCGGTAGCGTTTCGGAAGGGTACTCCGGCACATTTACTTTAGGCATTGCACTTTAA
- a CDS encoding FAD-dependent monooxygenase, protein MTITQQHTSVLIVGAGPSGLMMAAQLLRYGIQPIVIDIKQGPTNQSKALGVQARSLEIYRQMGVIDTVIKGGKQAAGVVFNQNGAEVAALSLNNVGEGQTAFPFVLLYQQSKNERLLLDFLTLNCCPVYWNTSLLSVQQDAGKVTAQLQTGDETQTITTDWLIGADGAHSTVRKQLQLPFNGDTYQHQFYLADVKMTNDFGDRVNLFLSKKGFNAFFPMPEEQCYRIVGQLPDEFSGKKDLTIEKILPYLNDITGTSIEVEQTNWFTDYHLHHRMADKFKQGRCFLIGDAAHIHSPAGAQGMNTGLQDAYNLAWKLAGVVNNQLKETILDSYAAERMPVAKMVLNTTDRIFKMILSRNWLVGLFKKWMLPGLLKNAWSKPALRDMFFKKISQIGISYRDSQINLHLSHHSPIKAGDRLPYLKVFDEKKKQETDLHEWCSKPGFTIITLGKLQELDLFTLAKWITQNYPANLNFFYLPPSSRNQHVFDAFGVKEKKKLALIIRPDMHIGFINDIVDIDMMDNYLQNVVGFNK, encoded by the coding sequence GTGACCATTACGCAGCAACATACCAGCGTATTGATAGTGGGGGCTGGGCCTTCGGGCTTGATGATGGCCGCGCAGTTGTTGCGTTATGGTATACAGCCGATAGTAATTGATATTAAACAAGGGCCGACCAACCAGTCGAAAGCATTGGGGGTACAGGCTCGTTCACTGGAAATTTACCGGCAAATGGGCGTTATTGACACCGTAATTAAAGGCGGCAAACAAGCTGCCGGAGTAGTTTTTAATCAGAACGGAGCCGAAGTGGCAGCCTTATCATTAAATAATGTGGGCGAGGGACAAACGGCATTTCCATTTGTATTGCTTTATCAGCAAAGTAAGAACGAACGCTTGCTGCTTGATTTTTTAACACTCAATTGCTGCCCGGTTTATTGGAATACCTCGCTGTTATCAGTTCAGCAGGATGCGGGAAAGGTAACAGCGCAGCTACAAACCGGCGACGAAACTCAAACTATTACTACTGACTGGCTGATAGGTGCCGATGGCGCTCATAGCACAGTTCGTAAACAATTACAGCTGCCTTTTAATGGCGATACTTACCAGCATCAGTTTTATCTGGCCGATGTTAAAATGACCAATGATTTTGGCGATCGCGTTAACCTGTTTTTATCAAAAAAAGGATTTAACGCTTTTTTCCCGATGCCCGAAGAGCAATGTTACCGTATTGTTGGTCAGCTGCCCGACGAATTCAGCGGGAAGAAGGATCTTACTATAGAAAAAATACTGCCGTATTTAAATGACATAACCGGTACAAGCATCGAGGTTGAGCAAACCAACTGGTTTACTGATTACCACCTGCACCACCGCATGGCCGATAAATTTAAACAAGGGCGATGCTTTTTAATTGGCGATGCCGCGCATATCCATTCGCCGGCAGGAGCGCAGGGCATGAACACTGGTTTGCAGGATGCCTATAACCTGGCCTGGAAACTGGCCGGGGTGGTGAATAACCAGCTAAAGGAAACAATTTTGGATAGCTACGCCGCGGAGCGAATGCCGGTTGCCAAAATGGTGCTGAATACTACCGACCGTATTTTTAAAATGATCCTGTCGCGCAACTGGCTTGTGGGCTTGTTTAAGAAATGGATGCTGCCAGGACTATTGAAAAATGCGTGGAGCAAACCAGCGTTGAGGGATATGTTTTTTAAAAAGATATCGCAGATTGGTATATCTTACAGGGACAGCCAGATTAACTTACATCTGAGCCACCACTCGCCCATAAAAGCCGGCGACAGGCTGCCTTACCTGAAGGTGTTTGACGAGAAAAAGAAGCAGGAAACCGATCTGCATGAGTGGTGCAGCAAGCCAGGATTCACTATAATAACATTAGGTAAATTACAGGAGCTTGATCTGTTCACCTTAGCTAAATGGATCACTCAGAATTATCCGGCTAATCTAAACTTTTTCTATCTGCCGCCGTCGTCCAGGAACCAGCATGTATTTGATGCCTTTGGTGTTAAAGAAAAGAAAAAGCTGGCACTTATTATTCGCCCGGATATGCACATAGGCTTTATTAACGATATCGTTGATATTGATATGATGGATAATTATTTACAGAATGTGGTAGGCTTTAACAAATAA
- a CDS encoding VanZ family protein gives MKLFLKYHGLTILWALFVFIMCSADLGDVGDSPMFFAGFDKLTHTGFFFTLIVLFCNGIIRQQKPRSFSYKQAVLVTIVAIFFGGLIEILQLTIFTWRSADWSDMFADTLGTCMGIFSVMVTMGAIGYGKK, from the coding sequence ATGAAGCTATTCTTAAAATATCACGGGCTCACTATTTTGTGGGCCTTATTTGTTTTTATCATGTGCTCAGCCGATTTAGGCGACGTTGGTGATTCGCCTATGTTTTTTGCGGGTTTTGATAAACTTACACATACCGGATTCTTTTTTACGTTGATAGTACTTTTTTGTAATGGAATTATAAGGCAACAAAAGCCCCGGTCGTTCTCGTATAAACAGGCAGTTTTAGTTACGATAGTTGCTATTTTTTTTGGTGGGCTGATTGAAATTCTTCAGCTCACCATTTTTACCTGGCGCAGCGCTGACTGGAGCGACATGTTTGCAGATACCCTGGGTACTTGTATGGGCATTTTTAGTGTGATGGTAACAATGGGAGCAATTGGTTATGGCAAAAAGTAA
- a CDS encoding FeoA family protein: protein MTLSQLEVGEKGIVKEFTDLEMSVKLMEMGCLPGEEIRISRIAPLGDPIAIHVSGYQLSLRKFEASTIILQ from the coding sequence ATGACACTTTCACAACTTGAAGTAGGCGAAAAAGGAATTGTTAAGGAATTTACTGATCTGGAAATGTCGGTAAAGCTGATGGAAATGGGTTGCCTGCCAGGCGAGGAAATAAGAATTTCACGTATTGCCCCCCTTGGCGATCCTATAGCCATACACGTTTCGGGCTACCAGTTAAGTCTGCGTAAATTTGAAGCCTCCACCATTATTTTGCAGTAG
- the feoB gene encoding ferrous iron transport protein B: MKADIRVALVGNPNTGKSTLFNILTGLNQKIGNFPGVTVDKKTGFCQLPDGRTAEIIDLPGTYSIYPKSKDESIVFSVLADKAKSLVPDLIVVILDASNLKRNLLLYTQIADLKIPVVIALNMIDVSEKAGIKIDVDLFSKKLGVPVVPISARKIMGIDQLKSTIAYANKIALQQDTIDVEVIAPQIIAQIKDDLKIDNPYFALQLAHQHETVSYLSTEESDRIENLEREFSFHSQKAQATETIARYNFINDLLYDTVKKPETAHDETVSNKIDKILTHKIFGFVIFFAILLFIFQAIFSWSAYPMSLIEDLFIWLQSIVSKTLPAGPLVSLLSDGVLAGLSGVMVFIPQIAILFALISILEDTGYMSRVTFMMDKVMRKVGLNGKSVVPLIGGFACAVPSIMSTRNIENWKDRMITIMVTPLVACSARLPVYTLLIALVVPNRNVWWIFNLQGLALTAMYLLSIVSAVLVAFVMKFILKARERGYFIMELPVYRMPRWKNVGFTMYDRSKTFVLQAGKVIIAVSIILWVLKSYAPGDTFARIDQKYSQSQYTKTMTPDSLNKVIASEKLETSYAGVFGHVIEPVIKPLGFDWKIGIALISSFAAREVFVGTMATIYSVEGDADKMESVQQKMHSATKPDTGQPVFTLAVAFSLMMFYAFAMQCASTVAVVYRETKNWRWPAAQFAYMTALAYTASFIVYHLLK; encoded by the coding sequence TTGAAAGCCGATATAAGAGTTGCACTTGTAGGAAATCCAAACACCGGTAAATCAACTCTCTTTAATATTTTAACCGGTCTTAATCAAAAAATAGGAAACTTTCCGGGGGTTACTGTTGATAAAAAAACAGGCTTTTGCCAGCTGCCCGACGGGCGCACCGCCGAAATCATTGACCTGCCCGGTACCTACAGCATCTATCCAAAAAGCAAAGACGAATCTATCGTATTTTCGGTATTGGCCGATAAAGCCAAAAGCCTGGTGCCCGATCTGATAGTTGTAATACTTGATGCATCCAACCTTAAGCGTAACCTGCTGCTTTATACCCAGATTGCCGATTTAAAAATACCCGTTGTGATTGCTTTAAACATGATAGACGTGTCTGAAAAGGCAGGTATCAAAATTGATGTCGACCTGTTTTCCAAAAAATTAGGAGTGCCGGTAGTACCTATTTCAGCGCGCAAGATCATGGGGATTGATCAGCTAAAAAGCACCATTGCGTACGCTAATAAAATAGCCTTGCAGCAGGATACCATTGATGTTGAGGTTATAGCCCCACAAATTATAGCGCAGATTAAGGACGACCTAAAAATTGATAACCCCTATTTTGCCCTGCAGCTTGCACACCAGCACGAAACGGTTAGTTACTTGTCGACCGAAGAAAGCGACCGTATTGAAAACCTGGAACGGGAGTTTTCATTCCACTCGCAAAAGGCACAGGCTACAGAGACCATTGCCCGATACAACTTTATTAATGACCTGCTTTATGACACCGTTAAAAAGCCCGAAACGGCACACGATGAAACAGTAAGCAATAAAATTGATAAGATACTTACCCACAAAATATTTGGCTTTGTAATTTTCTTTGCCATACTATTATTTATATTCCAGGCTATTTTTTCATGGTCGGCATACCCCATGTCGCTTATTGAGGATCTGTTTATCTGGCTGCAAAGCATAGTGAGCAAAACCTTACCTGCCGGCCCGCTGGTTAGTTTACTGAGCGATGGCGTACTGGCCGGGTTAAGTGGCGTTATGGTATTTATACCGCAGATAGCCATATTATTTGCCCTCATATCCATACTGGAAGATACCGGCTATATGTCGCGCGTTACCTTTATGATGGATAAGGTGATGCGTAAGGTTGGCCTCAATGGTAAATCGGTTGTACCACTCATTGGCGGCTTTGCCTGCGCGGTACCATCGATCATGAGTACCCGAAATATCGAGAACTGGAAAGACAGGATGATCACCATTATGGTTACCCCGCTGGTGGCCTGTTCTGCACGTTTACCTGTTTATACACTGCTTATAGCGCTGGTTGTTCCCAACCGTAATGTATGGTGGATATTTAACTTGCAAGGACTGGCGCTTACCGCTATGTACCTGCTTAGCATTGTATCGGCAGTGCTGGTAGCCTTTGTAATGAAATTTATTTTAAAGGCCCGCGAACGCGGTTACTTTATCATGGAGTTGCCGGTGTATCGTATGCCCCGCTGGAAAAATGTGGGTTTCACCATGTATGACCGTTCCAAAACATTTGTACTGCAGGCCGGTAAGGTAATCATTGCCGTTTCCATTATACTTTGGGTTCTAAAATCTTACGCTCCCGGCGATACCTTTGCGCGTATTGACCAAAAATACAGCCAATCTCAATACACCAAAACAATGACTCCTGATAGCCTGAACAAGGTGATAGCATCAGAAAAGCTGGAGACTTCCTATGCCGGGGTATTTGGTCACGTGATTGAGCCGGTGATTAAGCCTCTTGGCTTCGACTGGAAAATAGGCATAGCACTCATCAGTTCCTTTGCCGCCCGCGAGGTTTTTGTGGGGACCATGGCCACCATTTACAGCGTGGAGGGCGATGCCGACAAAATGGAATCGGTACAGCAAAAAATGCATAGTGCAACCAAACCTGATACCGGGCAGCCTGTTTTTACACTGGCTGTAGCATTCTCGCTCATGATGTTTTATGCCTTTGCCATGCAATGCGCCAGTACCGTGGCAGTAGTATACCGCGAAACCAAAAACTGGCGTTGGCCCGCTGCGCAGTTCGCTTACATGACAGCACTGGCGTATACCGCCAGCTTTATCGTCTATCATCTATTGAAGTAA
- the gcvH gene encoding glycine cleavage system protein GcvH: MNFPAELKYTKDHEWIRVEGNDAYVGITEFAQGELGDIVYIDVASLGKEVGKDEVFGTVEAVKTVSDLFMPVAGTVTEVNPALNSQPELVNTDPYGEGWMVKITLADAGDVNSLLSADDYKTVIGV; encoded by the coding sequence ATGAATTTCCCCGCTGAATTAAAATACACCAAAGACCACGAATGGATAAGAGTTGAAGGCAATGATGCTTACGTGGGCATTACCGAATTTGCACAGGGCGAATTAGGTGATATTGTTTACATTGATGTTGCATCCTTAGGGAAAGAGGTTGGCAAAGACGAGGTTTTTGGCACTGTTGAGGCTGTAAAAACAGTATCTGACCTGTTTATGCCGGTTGCCGGAACTGTTACCGAAGTTAACCCCGCTTTAAACAGCCAGCCCGAGTTGGTAAATACCGATCCATATGGTGAAGGCTGGATGGTTAAGATCACCCTTGCTGATGCAGGCGATGTGAATTCATTGCTATCGGCCGACGATTATAAAACGGTTATCGGTGTTTAA
- a CDS encoding LytR/AlgR family response regulator transcription factor translates to MVLRCIAIDDEPLALRLISEYVSRFPALQLTKTFDDAISGAEFLKSKPVDLLFIDINMPDITGIDLVRSLEVKPMVIFTTAYKNFAYEGFELEALDYILKPIDFKRFEKAVEKAIDYYRYKNNTTPEQPEESLYVYSEYRMVKIELNAIEYIESMEDYIKIHVANAKTVLTLMPLKKVLEKLPADKFQRIHRSYIVPVNKIRSIQNRKVKLTDVELPVSESYYDVIRNWMKFR, encoded by the coding sequence ATGGTACTTAGATGCATAGCCATTGATGACGAGCCGCTGGCGCTAAGGCTGATCAGCGAATATGTATCGCGTTTCCCGGCCCTGCAATTAACAAAAACATTTGATGATGCCATATCCGGCGCTGAATTTCTGAAAAGCAAACCTGTTGATCTGCTTTTTATTGATATCAACATGCCCGATATTACCGGGATCGACCTTGTGCGCTCACTTGAGGTAAAGCCGATGGTGATATTTACCACCGCTTACAAAAACTTTGCCTACGAAGGGTTTGAGCTCGAAGCCCTCGACTATATTTTAAAACCCATCGACTTTAAGCGTTTTGAAAAAGCCGTTGAAAAAGCTATTGATTACTACCGCTACAAAAACAACACTACACCAGAACAGCCCGAGGAAAGCCTGTATGTTTACTCAGAATATCGCATGGTAAAAATTGAACTTAACGCCATAGAGTATATTGAAAGCATGGAAGATTATATCAAGATACATGTTGCCAATGCCAAAACTGTGCTTACCCTCATGCCTTTAAAAAAGGTGCTCGAAAAATTACCTGCTGATAAGTTTCAGCGGATCCACCGCAGTTATATTGTACCTGTTAACAAGATCCGCTCTATCCAGAACCGTAAAGTAAAACTCACCGATGTAGAGCTACCTGTAAGTGAAAGTTATTATGATGTTATCCGCAACTGGATGAAATTCAGATGA